The following coding sequences are from one Nicotiana tomentosiformis chromosome 3, ASM39032v3, whole genome shotgun sequence window:
- the LOC138907524 gene encoding uncharacterized protein, with product MRFGKKVKLSLRYVGPYRVIQRIGRVAYKLELPPEISLGHHVFHVSMLKKVVGDPSLIVLVEAIEVNEELTYEEIPIAILDRKVRQLRNKEIASVKVLWQNHYIEEATWEAEEDMKKKYPHLFK from the coding sequence atgcggtttggtaagaaagtgaagttgagtctgaggtatgtcggaccgtacagagtCATTCAAAGGATTGGtcgggtggcttacaagcttgaactacctccagagatatCTTTAGGGCACCATGTGTTccacgtatccatgttgaagaaagtggttggagatccgtcgcttattgttctagttgaggctattgaggttaacgaggaattgacttatgaagaaattccaattgccattcttgatagaaaAGTCCGTcagctgagaaataaagaaattgcctccgtgaaagtactaTGGCAAAACCATTAtattgaagaggccacctgggaggccgaggaagatatgaagaagaagtaccctcatttatttaaatag